In the Syntrophomonadaceae bacterium genome, CCGGCCACCAATCCTGGGAGTCGGTCATCAAGTCATACAGGTCCTTTTTTAGGGCTTCCAAATCAAGTTTCTTGAATTCTTCAGTATAGTTGAAGTCTGGTTCCATCGGATTGCTCAAATTCGAGTTCTGATGCAGAATTTTGAGGTTTAGCTGATTTGGCCACCAGTCCCTGTTCGATGTGCCGCCACCAGGAACGGCCTTACTTTTTTTGCCTGTCACTGGACATTTCACTTCTTCCACAATCCAAAACCTCCTTTTTAATTATTGTGATTTATATTTAAAAGGCATTTTGGACAAATACCTTTAACATATAAGTTCTTGTCGATAATTTTAAAATTGTTAAGCTCTTCAAAAGCGATTGTATCAATATCAGTATCAAAGTCGAAGATAGTACTGCATTCTACACACTTAAAATGTCCGTGGTTTTTAGTTATGATATCATAGCGCTTTTCATTGTCTTCTATGTTTATTTCCCGCATCAGGCCTGCTTCCAGTAAGGTATGAATCGTGTTATAGATTGTTGTTCTAGACAAATTAGGTATTTTTGTTTGTAAATTAATATAAATCTGGTCGGCTGTCGGATGATTCTGGTTTTGGCATAAGTATTCCAAAACCTTCAATCTGCGATATGAAAGCCGGATATTCCGCTTTTTAAGTTCATTAATTAGGTAATTGTAAGTCTGTTTCATGATTCATCACTGCCATACGACATTCAAATCTTAAATTATGCAAAATTTATATTTTTGTATTCATTACAATTTACTATACAGTTTAATTGGAGAATTTGCAAGATAAAAAATGTAGGAAAAGAATTAAAGAAGACCAAGATCCATAGGATAACAATCCCTTACTGAAGCCAACAGCAGGTTGAATCTAAGTTTCCTTGAGAGATAGTCTGGTAAGTGCAGGAAAAAGTCAGCCTGCATGGAATAGTATAAATTGCCGAATTTCGCCAAAAAAAAAGTAAATGGATGTGAAAGAAGATTTATGGTTATGAGAGATAATCAGGAGTTTACTGGCTATGGTAAAAATTTCAAAAAAGGCTAGAAGTCTTTGGGCAAAAAAATCAAAAAACAACAATTTGACTTGGTTGCCATTGGTAACACACATGGCGGATTCTGCCGAGATTGCGAGAAAGTTATGGGAACGCTGGCTACCTGATGGCACTAAACATGCTATAGAGGCCGGGGTTTCAGAACGCAAAACTGCTAAACAGTTATTTGTTTTCTTGTTAGCGACGCATGATATCGGTAAGGCAACGCCTGTTAATCAGGCAAAAAAGTCCTCCTGTAGTGAGCTTGATAACTGGATCACAGAGCGGATTCAAAAGGCCGGGCTTCCGATGAAGCCCATCTCCCATTTTGCACGTCCGGCTAAAACTCCGCATGCTTTAGCAACGCAGATTTTACTGGAACATGCCGGTTGCGACAAAAGCATTGCCGTAATATTAGGCTCCCATCATGGTAAGCCTCCGGATAATGCCACCTTAAATGATTGTGGCATCGGTGCCTACGCGGAAAATTACCATCTTGGGAAAGATGGCAAAGAAGCATGGATTGCCGTCCAGCAGGAGTTAGTGGATTTTGCATTAAAGCTTTCGGGGTTTTCATCAATAAAAGAACTGCCGCAGCCCGGCATGGTAGCGCAGGTTTTGTTGAGCGGATTGGTTATCATGGCGGACTGGGTAGCCAGTAATGAAACAATTTTTCCTTATATCGGCCTGGATGACTTACAGGAGCCTGATGCCAAACAACGTGCTGTGCTTGCGTGGAAATTATTGGATTTACCTTCTCCCTGGGAAGCAGGTAACATGTGGATGCGTTCTGATCTTTACAGGGAGCGTTTTACCATTGCGCCGCATGCGATTCAGTCAATTACTGCAAAAACAGCAGCTGCCATACAGACGCCCGGCATTCTTGTTTTGGAAGCACCGATGGGCATGGGCAAAACAGAGGCTGCGCTGGTTACCGCCGAGATATTTGCCGATAAAGCGAAGCGAAGGGGGGTGTTTTTCGCCCTTCCGACACAAGCGACATCCGATGGAATTTTTTCGCGTTTCTCTGGGTGGGTTAAAAAACTGGCTGAAAAACTGGATGCAGGAGAATCACATTCAATACGTCTTGTACACGGCAAGGCGCAACTTAACGAAGTATATCTAAAATTGGCAGACGGAGTAAATGTTGATGGAGACGAGGAAAGCGGCATTATGGTACACGAATGGTTCAATGGTCGAAAGAAATCCATGCTTGACGATTTTGTTGTGGGAACAATCGATCAGCTTCTGCTTGCCGCATTGAAACAAAAACACGTGATGCTGCGACACCTGGGGTTGGCAAATAAAGTTGTTATTATTGACGAATGCCATGCTTACGATGCATATATGAACCAATATCTCAACAGGATATTAAGCTGGCTCGGTGCATACCAGGTGCCGGTCATCGTCCTTTCTGCGACATTGCCTACCAAAAAAAGAATGGAAGTCATTGAAGCGTATCTTAATGTCAAACCTGCACGGAAAGTCCAGGCAGACCCCTTGGGAAGGAACCGTCGTACAAAGGAACCGCCGCCCGAGTGGATTTCATGCTGCGATTATCCGCTTATTTCGTTTACAGATGGTGCTAGAGTCGGCCAAACACCGGTTCCGGCAGGAAATATTGTACGAGATGTGCGATTGGAATTTCTTTTAGATGACATGCTTTTGGAAAAGTTGGAATTTTTACTGTCCGACGGCGGTTGTGCGGGGATTATAGTCAATACAGTAAAGCGGGCACAGGAATTAGCAATAAAATTATGTGAGCGTTTTGGCAAAGAGGTGGTGAGGCTGTTGCACTCCCGTTATCTAGCGCCGGATCGTGCCGAAAAGGAAAAAAAGTTGTTGGAAGATCTGGGAAAACCGGTTACAGGCAGGCAGCGCCCCGAAAAATGCATTATTGTTGGTACACAGGTGCTGGAACAATCGTTAGATATTGATTTTGATGTATTGATAACCGATATATGTCCCATGGATTTACTCCTGCAGCGCATCGGGCGCCTGCACCGGCACGAAAGAAATCGTCCGGAAAAACTTCGAGCGGCGCTTTGCCTGATTACCGGCTCGGATGGCGATGGTTTTGAATCCGGTACAGAGGCGATATACGGCAAGTATCTGCTCATGCGCACAAAAGCCTGTTTGCCGCAGCAAATTGCCTTACCCCATGATATTTCAAGACTGGTGCAAGACGTTTACAACGATGACCTACATCCTTTTCCCGAAACACCTGAGTATCAAAAAGCAGCTTCTGAGCACAAGACGCGCATAGCTGACAAAGAAAAACGTGCCAGGGATTTTCGCATAAATCAACCGTGGCAAGAAGGGAGTTTATGTAATTGGCTGAATACGGAAGTATCCGACAAAAGCGGAGAAGCCGCCGTCCGTGATGGCGATGAGTCAATTGAAGTTATATTG is a window encoding:
- the cas3 gene encoding CRISPR-associated helicase Cas3'; its protein translation is MVKISKKARSLWAKKSKNNNLTWLPLVTHMADSAEIARKLWERWLPDGTKHAIEAGVSERKTAKQLFVFLLATHDIGKATPVNQAKKSSCSELDNWITERIQKAGLPMKPISHFARPAKTPHALATQILLEHAGCDKSIAVILGSHHGKPPDNATLNDCGIGAYAENYHLGKDGKEAWIAVQQELVDFALKLSGFSSIKELPQPGMVAQVLLSGLVIMADWVASNETIFPYIGLDDLQEPDAKQRAVLAWKLLDLPSPWEAGNMWMRSDLYRERFTIAPHAIQSITAKTAAAIQTPGILVLEAPMGMGKTEAALVTAEIFADKAKRRGVFFALPTQATSDGIFSRFSGWVKKLAEKLDAGESHSIRLVHGKAQLNEVYLKLADGVNVDGDEESGIMVHEWFNGRKKSMLDDFVVGTIDQLLLAALKQKHVMLRHLGLANKVVIIDECHAYDAYMNQYLNRILSWLGAYQVPVIVLSATLPTKKRMEVIEAYLNVKPARKVQADPLGRNRRTKEPPPEWISCCDYPLISFTDGARVGQTPVPAGNIVRDVRLEFLLDDMLLEKLEFLLSDGGCAGIIVNTVKRAQELAIKLCERFGKEVVRLLHSRYLAPDRAEKEKKLLEDLGKPVTGRQRPEKCIIVGTQVLEQSLDIDFDVLITDICPMDLLLQRIGRLHRHERNRPEKLRAALCLITGSDGDGFESGTEAIYGKYLLMRTKACLPQQIALPHDISRLVQDVYNDDLHPFPETPEYQKAASEHKTRIADKEKRARDFRINQPWQEGSLCNWLNTEVSDKSGEAAVRDGDESIEVILLQRKKNCKLYFLPWIENGYELMQNEIPDAELAWTLARCSVRLPTMLCAPWMIDNTIATLENLNREQLFEWQKSPWLKGELFLILDENNSANLCGYRLIYDQDLGLICNKEDKPDD
- a CDS encoding transcriptional repressor, giving the protein MKQTYNYLINELKKRNIRLSYRRLKVLEYLCQNQNHPTADQIYINLQTKIPNLSRTTIYNTIHTLLEAGLMREINIEDNEKRYDIITKNHGHFKCVECSTIFDFDTDIDTIAFEELNNFKIIDKNLYVKGICPKCLLNINHNN